The following nucleotide sequence is from Citrus sinensis cultivar Valencia sweet orange chromosome 6, DVS_A1.0, whole genome shotgun sequence.
atgaaaattttaagttataatatatgtgcataaacaaactcattttcctttcatttagAGCAGATTGTTTTGACTTTGTCAAGGACATTATTAAGCATTAAATGAGAAATCCATTCTCACGGATATAGAGGGCACATACATCCGCCCACGGCCCACCCtcattaaaatttggaaagtCTTTTGGGAAGTCAAAACTCTGTGGGCTTAAAACCCAAACTCTCAACGTAGTTAGGTGACGTGGCATGTGGGCTACCACTCAAGGCCCGGTGGCCTACACTCATTTATACTAAATTCAGCCCCCCGCTTTAAAGGGgaaaaacatgaaaataaagaaattattttcttttgaaagttaaaaaatcattaattcattataatttataaaggtCAAAGAATGGTTGCCCTCGCCTGACCTTCTAGAACCCGGGGACCGGGTTTGCCGCCGAGTCTTGGCCCAGCGGGATAAATCTTCTGTCTCTTACgttgttttgtttaattgttttgtttttgttttttcaccAACACACACgtgattttttgaaatttcatcGCATCACGCGTCGAAATTTGAAAGATGCTGATGCAGGgcaagaaaatgatgaaattctATTTAGATATTATAGTTGCATTTGTTTGCTTATTTAAAGATTTATTATAAGTTATATCTTATTTGAGTTGTATTCTTAATTTAAGTATgagtcttattaaaattaagttttctaattaaattaagataaattgtagtcaatataataaaagtgtatttttagcttttaaaagtaaatcttgattatttgttattgatttattttttaaaataaactttatatttgaatttaataacatttttatttttcgaaactttatataaatttttgaatttagttaattatcAGCACTTTGTGGAACTAATAAGTCTTAACCCCCTAAATTTAGTggttttttttcaaatcaatgTGATTTACaccattcatttatttcagTATTCTCTATAATCAATGgaatatttgaatattaaacTAACTTATAggcttaaaatatttttttgaatcaacgtgaatttaaATCGTTCGCTTATtctagtattttttaaaatcaacgAAATTTTATAACATTAAACTTTCACTGCATTAGATATGATCTCGTTTTCCACCAAAATCAAGGGACAATTGTATTTTGTTTGAGTTgtgttagatttttttaattgagtataggttaattttaattatttttcatgaaatgACAATCTTAACAATATCTCTGAATCATTATGAGTgtcaacttatttttatttttcttaaaaaaaatatcataaacgTGCctctatttttctcttatcctttgaaaaaaaaatggggataaattgaaataatctaaaattaatccATCAGAGTAATATAAGTATCATTCAACATGTAATGACATGATTTAGACACTGTTTGATATTGAGGTTGACCAATTGTTATAGCACTaaagtatttagtaaatactaattatttttatttaaaaattaatttgatttgatctACTACTTTTATGACGAAaaatctataatatttttttgacaaaattatatttatcattcactatcaacttttctttaataattataattttttctccgCAAAGTATCTTAAAAGCTATATGGCCTTACTTGCTCgtttagaatttattaaactCAATTAATATGAACATCACTCATTAACATGCTTAAcaccatttatatttttgaacaATAGACCATACgtatttttatgaaaatagaCATGAGTTTGCTGGGTTTAGatgtattttttgttaaattataaatgtatcctcaatttttataaaagaaagttTAAAAAGTCTAAAATGTCATTCTGATTGACATGTTTAACATGTTTCGATGACACAATACTTTGTTTAATAATCACGTCGTATAAATAGATTGAAAAGTCCAAGTCAAAGAATTGAAACTTGAATTCAATACCATTATTAAGAGGTAACACAAATAcagtttgtttaattttatttattttttgttttgaccaGGTATCTTGGGGAGGACCCCAACTGTAAaaggcacctttaagcccgtaccacaattTAGACTAGAAATCACCGCTCGAACCGAgaggcacaggttctcccaTCAAAGACGACTTCCATGCGACTCGAACTGGAGAGCAAATccagtcaagccacttaaggggactctATTGCCAGTGGAACCAACACTTTATTAGTCAGtttgtttaataattgtgtCAGTTTTTTACCAACTCgaaccaatttttttaagatacaTTTTATATTACTCCCTCATAATTTgattatattgaaattatttctttatttaataatcacgtcatataaataatttttctttagttttattttaaaaggtttctttatttttttaaaaaatttcatttatctcctatatttattaagaataaaaaattatttttaaaaatatttaaaaataatcaatgtaatctaaaattaaccttttttttattttaaacaaattcGCTAGTCGTGTACAAAATTGTCGTCGTCATCAGGAGGACAGACGTAAGAAGTAAGAACCATCAATGGAtggttatttattatttttatttttgcaacAAGGACTTCGATGAACTTTTTGCATTTTAAGTCAAAGTGTacgtattttttattacttttgtaTGAAGAATTTCACGTAGGCAAACAATAGATCGATACGGTAAAGGTAAACCATTaggaaaataattacaataataacgATAATAAATTAGGAGTTAGAGCGAAGACGAAAATGGAAGTGGCAAGTGGCAACGGAAGTCGCAGGAAGCAGTATATCCGTTCACATGAGAAATAGTTAGGTGCGCGGCGCAAGCAATAAAAGCAGCGATTGCTAATTGCGAGTCTGtgaattattaatcaaataaaaaagaaatcaaagtgACAGACACTGCATGGCAAATCAATCGAAAGAAATGATGGAGGAAGAGTCGTGCTTGTTGAGCGCCGCTGCGTTCGAAGAGAGGGTTATAGAGACAGCGAAGCGATGCCAGCAGCGCCACGACAGCCCCGTGATGTGGGCAGTAGAGATGACCAGATGCTTAAAATCGGGCTCAGGCTCCGTCGTTGAATTAGGAGAAGTGTTGGTTTCTTATCTCTGCTTCCAAAACAATCACCCTTCCCTTTGGAAGTTTCTAGATTACGCTTTAACGTCCAATCTCTTGTCGCCCATTCATATTCTCTCGCTTCTCACTTCACGTGTAATTCCTCACCGTCGATCTCAGCCTCAGGCCTTTCGGCTTTATCTCGAACTCCTCTCTCGTTACGCTCTTAATTTTCACGCCGTTGCCTCCGAGGACTGTAATGTCAAGtgagttgatttttttatcttctctttttttttttaattttaatttgaagttttgCTTGCGGACtagtgtttgatgaaatgacAATTGCAGGATAATAGAATCTGTTGACGCTTGTCTTCAGCTTTCTCGGACTTACAATGTGCGTGTTGTGGAGTTTGGGCATGCGTTAGTTTTGTCCTTTTTCGATCTTGTTGTTCGTTTGATTGATAGCTTGTTCGAGGATATGGGACTGCAAGTGGGGTCTTTAGATCAACAGAGTATGGAAATTGACTCTATTGGGAATTTTAGTGTGGGAAATAACGAACATTTTGAGCAGATTAGGAGAAAGAATTCTCTTTTGGTCATTGAGGTGTTGAATAAACTGATGGATAGCAGTAAGGCTATGGTTCTAATTCGCCTCATTCACTTCAACATGTATGTGCAGCACACCATTATCTTCCTTTAACTTGCCTTTAGTTTTGCCGCTCTTGAGTATGTTTTCAGAATTGAATCATGAAATTGGGTCGTCATGTTATAGCCTTAAATAATGTAGTAGGTATCTGTGCCAGGCATCAATCaattttatgattatgtttCTTTGCTTCTCAATTATGCACTTTGCATTCTATTGGTAAATAACGTAAAGAGACCTGACAGTGTGCTTTATTCAAGTTCCTCAATCAATGCTACCTCTGGTttttaaatcatcaatttTGGTAGTCTTGGAATCCCTtaatcatttatatatttaatttatcccCTTGGCGAGCAGTCTGCAACGGAGCTGAAATTTGAGTTCTAGAACAGTAGAAGAGATATGTATAGTTTTCTGTTGTTGTATATGATCAATCCATACTTGGCTCAAGTGGGCATGTGAAgacatttatcatttttttgcCAACTTTTATATGATCAATCCATACTTGCTGTAATTCCATGATACATAGCATGTGCTTTGTTCCTagatttgtttgaaaaaagGTTGATCTTTCTGCTGCAGTTCTTAGgagcttttttttaaaaaataattcttatggGAAATCTATCATGAAGTGTTTGTTGATCATTGTAGTAGTTAGATtgacttgtttttttttttttgaaaaaagggAAAACTTCTTGTGATGGTGTTGTAACTTCAATTGCCTATTATTACTGGCAATTCCCTTGGCGTTGGTACCTTGTTCTCAACTTATCTTTCCCAGAAGTATTGGATACATAAATCTGCTGGCTTCCACAAATGTGATCTGTATTGTCTTCTCTTTCTTAGTTGCTTCTGTTTTTGTAGGCCTGAAAGTTTCAATGGACTTCTGCAGAGGCTACAGTTTCTGGAAGCCAACAAGTTGGAATCCTCAAAACTGAAAACGGTCAGCCAGCTTTTGGCTAGGTTGTGTGATAACGTCCGAAATGTTCCCAGTTATGACTATAAGTTAAATAAGCACAGGTTCATTGGAATGCTGATTGATACTAAATCTTTGAGGCCGATGCGTAGCTGTAATTCTGAATCCAGTTGGTCTTCTTGTTGGCTTAgctttgatatttttatggaGAATTCAATGGATGGGAAACAACTTCCAGTCACATCAGCCATCATTGTGCTTACACGTAAATCCATATGAATAGAATATCTTATAGTCGTATTCTTTTTGCTATCCTGTCTTGTTTCTGCAGTATGCATATCTagttttttgcatttttcagAAATGAGGTCTGATTTAAAGCTGCAGGAAATGATAATGTCATAATGTTGGTGTCATGACTGCAGGAATTATTACTACACTCCGAGTACTTAACCGGGCAAGCTGGCAAGAAACTTTTCTCGCGCTTTGGCTTTCCGCTCTTCGACTTGTGCAGAGAGTTGTGTCTAACCTAATAACTTTTCATTGTTGGACAAAAGTTATAATGTTGGTGACATTTGCTTATGCTTCTTGCTTCACTGCAGGAACGTGATCCTCCTGAAGGCCCTCTTCCACATCTTGAGGCCCGCCTTGGAATCCTTTTGTCGATTGTTCCCTTGGCAATTGCTAATGTTTTGGCTGAACAGGCCAACATTCAACTGTCTACACTCCAGGGGTCTAAGACGTCTGGGTCTATAGAGACTGGATGTGGACATGGAATGGAAGAGAAAAGTCTTGCTTCAAAGAAAGAGGGATTAGTTTCCTCTCTACAGGCACTTGGAAATTTTTCTGCACTCTTATGCCCTCCAGCATCAGTTGCTTGTGAAGCTAATAATGCTGCTGCAAAAGCAGCAAGCTTCATATCCGTTTCTAAGAATATGAAGGATGGTATATGCAGTGGCAGTCCTAGTGAAACATTACTAAATTCAGGTAATATAGAAATCAGAAGTGTGTGTTTCTAACTCTTACTATTCTTACATATTAGGATCAATACAAAATGTGtggtattttttattttcctttgccCATGAAAAATGTCCTATGCTTGATGTAATAATATTCTAGCATTGATTTATTATCTTTAGGTGGCAACATGAGGCACCTCATTGTGGAAGCTTGCATTGCAAGAAATTTAATTGACACATCAGCATATTATTGGCCTGGTTATGTGTCCGCATCAGTTATCGCAGTAAATGAGTTTTCACCAGTTCAAAAATCTCCTTGGTCCATGTTTATGGAAGGAGCTCCGTTAAATGGTTCTTTAGTAAATTTGCTTTTTAGTACTCCTGCTTCAAGGTGCGACAAATATTTCCTGTTTAATTCCAGTATTAAttcctttaaataaaattccagTATTAGCAGATTTTTTGATTAGTTTTCCTTCATTTCTCCTGTATTTAAGTTTAGCGGAGATAGAGAAGTTATATCACATTGCATTAACTGGATCAGCAGAGGAGAGATCAGCAGCTGCAAAAATTCTTTGTGGTGCATCCCTTGCTCGTGGATGGAATATTCAGGTATCACATTTATGCAGCGATATTGACGATTTCAAGATAGTTGCCTCGAATCCTTTCTTGTGTGTgttctcatttatttaattctttttctcaCCTTTTCTTATGTTTCTTTTCCAGGAACATGTGGTGCGCTTTGTGGTCAagcttctttctcctcctATTCCCCCTGGTTATACTGGTCCAAGGAGTCACTTGGTTGATCATATGCCCATGCTAACTGCTATCTTTTTTGGAGCATCCTCAGTTGATACTGTTCATATACTTTCTTTGCATGGCTTAGTAAGTGAAGTCAAGTATTGCATTGGTTTTGATGGACAATTCAATATGTCTTTGAATTTATATATggtcaaatcaatttcatatttcATGCATCCTTATTCATCATCAGCAAACATTTTTCACTATCATTATCACGTAATCCTCAGGTTTGACATGTTTTGTTGCTTgtgttaaaaatttcaaatacaagGAAGTGATTTGGTGTAAAGCTAAGTTGTGATTGTTTTTTCCCCTGTAACCATTAAAGCATACAGCACTCTTTTTTACTTAGTTTTACCCTGATTGGAGAGAATGCATGGTCACATTTTGATCTAATGAtctgtttaatatttttattatgt
It contains:
- the LOC102621689 gene encoding mediator of RNA polymerase II transcription subunit 33A-like isoform X1, whose protein sequence is MANQSKEMMEEESCLLSAAAFEERVIETAKRCQQRHDSPVMWAVEMTRCLKSGSGSVVELGEVLVSYLCFQNNHPSLWKFLDYALTSNLLSPIHILSLLTSRVIPHRRSQPQAFRLYLELLSRYALNFHAVASEDCNVKIIESVDACLQLSRTYNVRVVEFGHALVLSFFDLVVRLIDSLFEDMGLQVGSLDQQSMEIDSIGNFSVGNNEHFEQIRRKNSLLVIEVLNKLMDSSKAMVLIRLIHFNMPESFNGLLQRLQFLEANKLESSKLKTVSQLLARLCDNVRNVPSYDYKLNKHRFIGMLIDTKSLRPMRSCNSESSWSSCWLSFDIFMENSMDGKQLPVTSAIIVLTRIITTLRVLNRASWQETFLALWLSALRLVQRERDPPEGPLPHLEARLGILLSIVPLAIANVLAEQANIQLSTLQGSKTSGSIETGCGHGMEEKSLASKKEGLVSSLQALGNFSALLCPPASVACEANNAAAKAASFISVSKNMKDGICSGSPSETLLNSGGNMRHLIVEACIARNLIDTSAYYWPGYVSASVIAVNEFSPVQKSPWSMFMEGAPLNGSLVNLLFSTPASSLAEIEKLYHIALTGSAEERSAAAKILCGASLARGWNIQEHVVRFVVKLLSPPIPPGYTGPRSHLVDHMPMLTAIFFGASSVDTVHILSLHGLVPDVVASLMPLCEVFGSLVPTSSSKSSTGDEPSVYMVFSCAFLFLVRLWKFYRSPHELCLSGGTLAGELTLEYLLLLHNSHIASRTSAAQSERNSNLDQLDTVSDDPIYIDHFPKLRAWYCQNKTCIASTLSGLCSGNPVHQVANKILSMIYSKMTKTGASSSNSSTPPSGSASESPACIGEDAYQRPMLPAWEVLEAIPFVLEAILSACAYGRLSSRDLITGLRELVDFLPASIATIISYFSAEISRGIWKAVPMNGTDWPSPAPMLPSIESEIKEILAAVGVSVPCCSAGTSPLTLPLPVAVLVSLTITFKLTKSLDYIHAVIGPALENCAAGCSWPCIPIIGSLWAQKVRRWHDFIVVSCSRSVFWKNQEAVSQLLRSCFTSFLGSLHVSSLLTNQSSVNNLLGSDVAARAVCPSLAPGYLYLRSCRTIHNVQHVNDVIVGLVAEFAREAAAKWASSDLPRLKSSQASLSLATSKAREVASLGASLLCATAGLQVVQELYRETIPTWLLSSRDEKLGKVSAVAHIMEGYAMAYMWVLSGGLIWGFEAKMPSWAVSRRRYLIGTHFEYLSRALEGNIKLGCDPATWRAYVSCLVGLVVSSAPAWIQEVKPETLRKLASGLRGWHECELALSLLERGGIGSIPSVMELLHVIN